The proteins below come from a single Prosthecochloris marina genomic window:
- the topA gene encoding type I DNA topoisomerase, with product MASSSATSSAKDKTLIVVESPSKAKTINKYLGKDYMVFASVGHIKDLPKKEIGLDFDNHYEPRYEVIAGKEKVVRQLKKLAGEASDILIATDPDREGEAIAWHIANEVDFTRKPVHRVLFNEITKKAIVEAIQHPHQIDYRLVRSQQTRQGLDKIVGYKISPFLWNVVLRGLSAGRVQSVALRLICERENEIEKFQPKEYWTIIADFTTATGETFSAKLVKINGNKAEINNGKEAEKTASAILSRIYGVAAITPKLQQRKPPLPFTTSLLQQAASNQLGFGSKKTMRIAQQLYEGIEIGAEGATGLITYMRTDSTRISSEAVEQAERYITQQYGTEYTGGTKAAKNSKKTQDAHEAIRPTLVSHTPDTMKQFLSPDQFKLYALIWKRFLASRMAPAKIEQTRVEVSDHEQQFLFRASGSKVLFPGFLKVYNEQKELDYEARKSTRDDEEKEQIVQLPKKLSVNETLNLDDLEKKQSFTRPPARYTEASLVKELDNYGIGRPSTYAGIFSTLQDRRYVELQKKKIIPTELGRDVSVILVANFPDIFNVKFTAHMENELDKVATGEDDYEEVLDSFYRPLETALSVRKNDPLLPQNHDAETCDKCGKGKMVIKWTASGKFLGCSNYPSCRNIKPIASAKVRPTETGIRCPGCSNGRMVLRNGRFGPFLACTNYPKCNTILKLDKQRKIEPPKTPPLETDLDCPKCGAPLYLRTGKRGLWLGCSKFPKCRGRQAWGQLDPSIQQHWQEVMEEHQAKHPLVTLRMVDGSPVDMRMSIDDIIARAEENGLVEIDNGEEQEKPAEER from the coding sequence ATGGCTTCTTCTTCAGCAACCTCGTCAGCAAAAGACAAAACACTTATTGTTGTCGAATCCCCGTCAAAGGCCAAAACCATCAACAAATATCTTGGAAAAGATTACATGGTATTTGCATCGGTCGGCCATATCAAGGATCTGCCTAAAAAGGAGATCGGTCTGGATTTCGACAACCACTACGAGCCTCGCTATGAAGTTATCGCCGGTAAAGAAAAAGTAGTCAGGCAGCTGAAAAAGCTTGCCGGAGAAGCCAGCGACATTCTCATCGCTACAGACCCCGACCGTGAGGGGGAAGCTATTGCCTGGCATATCGCAAACGAGGTTGACTTTACCCGTAAACCCGTTCACCGTGTCCTGTTCAACGAGATAACCAAAAAGGCCATTGTCGAGGCAATTCAGCATCCTCATCAAATAGATTACCGCCTGGTCCGTTCACAGCAAACCCGTCAGGGTCTTGACAAAATCGTCGGTTACAAAATAAGCCCGTTTCTCTGGAATGTAGTGCTGCGAGGATTGTCAGCCGGAAGAGTACAGTCCGTCGCCCTCAGACTGATTTGTGAACGCGAAAACGAGATTGAAAAATTTCAGCCGAAAGAGTACTGGACCATCATTGCCGATTTCACGACGGCGACAGGGGAAACATTCTCGGCAAAGCTGGTTAAAATAAACGGGAACAAGGCCGAAATCAACAATGGGAAAGAAGCTGAAAAAACCGCTTCGGCCATCCTTTCGAGAATATATGGGGTAGCGGCAATCACCCCGAAACTCCAGCAACGTAAACCTCCCCTGCCGTTCACGACCTCACTTCTGCAGCAGGCTGCATCGAATCAGCTTGGATTCGGGTCGAAAAAAACCATGCGTATCGCACAGCAGCTTTACGAAGGAATCGAAATCGGTGCAGAAGGTGCTACAGGTTTGATCACCTATATGAGAACCGATTCTACAAGAATCAGCTCGGAAGCGGTCGAACAGGCGGAGAGGTATATCACTCAGCAGTATGGAACCGAGTATACAGGAGGAACGAAAGCAGCGAAAAACAGCAAAAAAACGCAAGATGCCCATGAAGCCATAAGGCCCACTCTGGTTTCACACACACCTGATACCATGAAGCAGTTCCTTTCTCCTGACCAGTTCAAACTGTACGCTCTTATCTGGAAAAGATTTCTTGCATCACGGATGGCTCCGGCAAAGATAGAACAGACTCGCGTTGAAGTCTCCGATCACGAGCAACAGTTCCTGTTCCGCGCAAGCGGCAGCAAGGTGCTTTTCCCCGGCTTCCTGAAAGTATACAACGAGCAGAAAGAGCTCGATTACGAAGCGAGAAAATCTACACGCGACGACGAGGAAAAAGAGCAGATCGTTCAGCTTCCCAAAAAACTCTCGGTCAATGAAACGCTGAATCTGGACGACCTGGAGAAAAAACAGAGTTTCACCCGGCCACCAGCCCGATATACCGAGGCGAGCCTCGTCAAGGAACTTGACAACTACGGCATTGGACGCCCGTCTACCTATGCCGGTATCTTCTCGACACTCCAGGATCGACGCTATGTCGAGCTGCAGAAGAAAAAGATCATCCCGACTGAACTCGGCAGGGATGTTTCGGTCATTCTGGTTGCTAACTTCCCGGATATATTCAATGTCAAGTTTACAGCCCACATGGAAAATGAGCTTGACAAGGTCGCCACCGGAGAAGATGACTATGAAGAGGTCCTCGACAGCTTCTACAGACCTCTTGAAACCGCACTGAGCGTCAGAAAAAACGATCCCCTTCTCCCGCAGAACCACGATGCCGAAACCTGTGACAAATGCGGAAAAGGAAAGATGGTGATAAAGTGGACTGCCAGCGGAAAATTTCTTGGATGTTCCAATTACCCGTCATGCAGAAACATCAAACCGATAGCTTCGGCAAAAGTTCGCCCAACGGAAACCGGCATACGATGCCCCGGCTGCAGCAACGGCAGAATGGTATTGCGAAACGGTAGGTTTGGGCCGTTTCTTGCCTGTACGAATTACCCGAAATGCAACACCATACTGAAGCTCGACAAACAAAGAAAAATCGAACCGCCAAAGACACCGCCCCTTGAAACTGATCTCGATTGTCCGAAATGCGGGGCACCGCTTTACCTGAGAACCGGCAAAAGAGGACTGTGGCTTGGATGCTCAAAGTTTCCGAAATGCAGAGGAAGGCAGGCATGGGGCCAACTTGATCCCTCGATTCAGCAACACTGGCAGGAAGTAATGGAAGAGCATCAGGCAAAGCATCCGCTGGTTACCCTGCGCATGGTTGACGGCTCGCCAGTGGACATGCGGATGAGTATCGATGACATCATCGCCCGCGCCGAGGAAAACGGCCTTGTCGAAATCGACAACGGAGAGGAACAGGAGAAGCCTGCAGAAGAAAGATAG